In a single window of the Oscarella lobularis chromosome 2, ooOscLobu1.1, whole genome shotgun sequence genome:
- the LOC136200120 gene encoding transcription factor SOX-9-like translates to MTRDKVRRAASTSTTSLASSTVASSDDEQDQDLRSAVTDVLKDHDEQLSEAMRSKASDQQRSSGDSSGENGANSASLVARKSSANHIKRPMNAFMVWAQAARKRLAEQYPSLHNAELSRTLGKLWRALTDKEKRPFIDEAERLRQQHKRDHPDYKYQPKRKRASTSTNALAKKKAGEKGDKGAPLALGLDINTPPTTPDAKSGRRGGISPVASMPPISSLCAVSADRGRQIDPEVDHQGYSTANAALALIGEMPIPSIEHLAADVCHDGEIDKTELDVYMGGYDDGVVPPYPPYWENPQQWSAPYPVNMPADATAVYDSVSTPAPPYDPFLCGGGGGAHAAAHTPISPQSESFSPAAYFTAVQPPATPSTPLYHVDCYEMGGHGSYQQHSQQLPFYHQSQQFYGAGYEGGPVTTNAGSSWSI, encoded by the coding sequence ATGACCCGAGACAAAGTGCGACGGGCTGCGAGCACCTCGACGACTTcattggcgtcgtcgacagTCGCTtcatccgacgacgagcaagaCCAGGATCTTCGCTCGGCCGTCACTGACGTGCTCAAGGATCACGACGAGCAGCTCAGCGAGGCGATGCGCTCGAAAGCGAGCGACCAGCAGCGCAGCAGCGGCGACAGTAGCGGCGAGAACGGCGCGAACAGCGCCTCTCTCGTCGCGCGAAAATCGTCCGCGAATCATATCAAGCGTCCAATGAACGCGTTCATGGTTTGGGCACaggcggcgagaaaacgcCTCGCCGAGCAGTATCCGAGTCTGCACAACGCCGAGCTGAGTCGAACGCTGGGCAAGCTCTGGCGCGCCCTCACTGACAAGGAAAAGCGCCCGTTTATCGACGAAGCCGAACGTCTGCGCCAGCAGCACAAACGCGATCACCCCGACTATAAATATCAGCCGAAGCGCAAACGcgcctcgacgtcgacgaatgcgcttGCGAAAAAGAAGGCGGGGGAGAAAGGGGACAAGGGGGCCCCTCTCGCTCTAGGACTCGATATTAATActccgccgacgacgccagACGCGAAAAGCGGTCGACGCGGCGGAATAAGTCCCGTCGCGTCGATGCCGCCGATCTCGTCCCTTTGCGCGGTATCAGCTGATCGGGGGCGTCAAATCGATCCGGAAGTAGACCACCAAGGCTACTCGACCGCGAACGCCGCCCTTGCTCTTATCGGCGAGATGCCCATCCCGTCGATCGAGCatctcgccgccgacgtgtgtcacgacggcgaaatcgatAAGACCGAGTTAGACGTTTACATGGGCGgctacgacgacggcgttgtACCGCCATATCCCCCCTATTGGGAGAACCCACAACAATGGTCGGCGCCCTATCCAGTCAATATGCCGGCTGACGCGACTGCCGTCTACGATTCGGTCAGTACGCCGGCTCCCCCTTACGACCCGTTTCTGtgcggcggaggcggaggcgcTCACGCCGCCGCACACACGCCCATCTCGCCACAATCGGAATCGTTTTCTCCCGCCGCGTATTTTACCGCGGTGCAGCCGCCAGCGACGCCGAGCACGCCGCTGTATCACGTCGATTGTTACGAGATGGGAGGTCACGGCAGCTATCAGCAACATTCGCAACAGTTGCCGTTCTACCACCAATCCCAACAGTTTTACGGTGCTGGTTACGAAGGAGGCCCCGTTACCACCAATGCGGGATCATCGTGGTCAATATAA
- the LOC136200111 gene encoding uncharacterized protein has product MLSHPVANVGVLLTSLSSILATARPVLSTQSSPVCACEGPRGLRGPIGFPGVPGLHGPPGQTGLPGLAGAPGPRGDPGQQGQRGPHGPEGPRGPLGPRGPHGERGPKGAAGPPGENGRGTQGPPGKAGPTGPQGPQGNQGQKGSQGIVGPTGPKGDIGLIGPQGPKGARGEKGLKGDQGPRGFQGPQGLQGSHGNQGPKGVQGSQGIQGIQGPRGVQGLKGAQGIQGVQGLQGVPGLPGSQQHMIDYLDFVIPLNCSCSCILQKFPSAKSGVYFVKGITIKPVSVYCDMETDGGGWTVFQRRKDGSVDFYRGWDDYANGFGDLSLLGEFWLGLENIHKIMKVYEGHELRINLKNWKNESAYATYSEFFVGDGRSHYTLQIGGYSGTAGNAFEVSNKMQFSAKGHDNDRRYNDCAERHHGAWWYGSEDGHTCFNANLNGKYFKSGITSDQSAIAWRQWKDFEALQFTEMKFRSYPINLFNEVPLDSQSASLAEYLLTPNCLCSCLLENDANAKSGTYSVLGFRSSIIKIYCDMDTDGGGWTVFQRRKDGSVDFYRKWRDYKTGFGNMNGEFWLGLDKLSWMLGLSRTGNQLRIELGDGTANKAYAKYNTFMVGNESTKYRLSVAGYSGTAGDSLFSIHNGRMFSAKDQDNDANILKSCATTSTGAWWYNRCHHTNLNGNYSATDNRGLRWETWNNKQNAKLAEMKFRSNYSLAR; this is encoded by the exons ATGCTTTCACACCCAGTTGCCAATGTTGGAGTGCTTCTCACCTCGCTTTCTTCCATTCTTGCCACTGCTCGGCCTGTCTTGTCTACGCAGTCGTCTCCAGTGTGCGCATGTGAAGGTCCTCGAGGTCTTCGAGGACCGATCGGCTTTCCAGGAGTACCAGGTCTGCACGGGCCACCAGGACAAACGGGTTTGCCAGGCTTGGCAGGAGCTCCCGGACCGCGAGGTGATCCAGGGCAGCAAGGACAGCGTGGTCCTCACGGACCAGAAGGACCGCGAGGCCCATTAGGACCGCGAGGCCCACACGGAGAGCGA GGCCCAAAAGGAGCTGCTGGACCTCCAGGAGAAAATGGACGCGGAACGCAG GGACCACCGGGTAAAGCAGGCCCTACAGGACCTCAAGGACCCCAAGGAAATCAAGGACAAAAA GGCAGCCAGGGAATAGTGGGACCAACCGGTCCAAAAGGAGACATTGGACTAATTGGTCCACAAGGTCCTAAAGGAGCCCGTGGGGAAAAGGGGCTGAAAGGTGACCAAGGACCTCGAGGGTTTCAAGGACCTCAAGGATTGCAAGGCTCTCACGGAAATCAAGGACCTAAAGGTGTTCAAGGATCTCAAGGAATTCAAGGAATTCAAGGTCCCCGAGGAGTTCAAGGACTCAAAGGAGCTCAAGGGATTCAAGGAGTCCAGGGGCTTCAAGGAGTTCCAGGCCTACCTGGGTCCCAACAACATATGATTGATTATTTGGATTTTGTAATTCCATTGAATTGCTCCTGCAGCTGcattcttcaaaaatttccTTCAGCTAAAAGTGGTGTTTATTTTGTCAAAGGAATCACAATTAAACCTGTCTCTGTTTATTGTGACATGGAAACGGATGGAGGAGGGTGGACGGTCTTTCAAAGACGCAAAGATGGATCAGTAGATTTCTATCGAGGATGGGATGACTATGCAAATGGTTTTGGtgatctttctcttctcggtGAATTTTGGCTCGGGCTGGAGAACATTCACAAGATAATGAAAGTCTATGAAGGACATGAACTTAGAATCAACTTAAAGAACTGGAAAAATGAATCTGCTTATGCTACTTACAGCGAATTCTTTGTAGGTGATGGACGCAGCCATTACACGTTACAAATTGGCGGATATTCGGGAACAGCCGGAAACGCTTTCGAAGTCAGCAATAAAATGCAATTTTCCGCAAAGGGTCATGATAATGATCGCCGGTATAATGACTGCGCCGAACGCCATCATGGCGCTTGGTGGTACGGTAGTGAGGACGGCCATACTTGTTTCAACGCCAACCTAAATGGAAAGTATTTCAAATCCGGTATTACAAGTGATCAATCTGCTATTGCGTGGAGACAATGGAAAGATTTTGAAGCACTTCAATTTACGGAGATGAAATTTCGATCCTATCCCATAAATCTTTTCAATGAAGTGCCTTTGGATTCTCAATCAGCTAGCCTTGCTG AGTATTTGCTAACACCGAATTGTTTGTGCTCGTGTTTGCTCGAAAATGACGCAAACGCAAAGAGCGGCACATATTCTGTATTGGGATTTCGTTCATCAATAATCAAGATTTACTGTGATATGGATACCGACGGAGGCGGGTGGACGGTTttccaaagaagaaaagatgGCTCTGTCGACTTCTATCGCAAGTGGAGAGATTATAAAACCGGGTTCGGAAATATGAATGGCGAGTTTTGGCTTGGATTAGATAAATTGAGCTGGATGCTTGGCCTTAGCAGAACTGGCAATCAACTTAGAATTGAGTTGGGAGACGGAACTGCAAACAAAGCCTACGCAAAATACAATACTTTTATGGTAGGAAACGAAAGTACCAAGTACAGACTTAGCGTGGCTGGATACAGTGGAACGGCGGGAGACTCGCTGTTCAGTATTCACAATGGACGTATGTTCTCCGCAAAAGATCAAGACAATGATGCCAACATATTGAAAAGCTGTGCAACAACGTCTACCGGTGCGTGGTGGTACAACAGGTGTCATCATACAAATTTAAACGGCAACTATTCTGCAACTGACAATCGCGGCCTCCGCTGGGAAACGTGGAAT